TTTCGGTCCGCGCCGAAAGCAGGGGGGTAAAAGAATCAGGGATGGGTTGGGCGAATTGTTTGCTATTCGTGATGTACGTGGGTGAACGACGTTGCGTTGTTTAGGCGACGGAAATCATCTTTCGTGTGTGGCATGAGGAGTGCTTCACGGGGGTTGGGTTAAGAAAATTCGAAGGTGATAAAATGTATAATCATGAATCAGATACGATCAATGTATTGTCGAAGGTGATGGATATCACGACGGTTCGTCATCGCGTACTGGCGGATAATATGGCCAATGTCAATACACCGAAATTCCGTCGAAGTGATGTACATTTTCTTGATGCCCTGAGGGATGCAATGGACTCCGATGGCGGGCCGGATGCGATTCGTGATGTGCAGGGAACGATTGATATTGATGATGAGTCTCCGGCCAGTCCGGACGGGAACAATGTGTCCATTCAGAAGGAATTGGCGGAGATGTCGCAGAATCAGATGCTGTATAATTTTGCGGCACGTGCGGTGAACCGTAAGTATGCGGGATTAAAGAAGGCGATCAGCGGTCAGTAGCCGTTGATCTAACAAGGAGCAGGTCATGTCAGAAGTAAGTTTAGTACCGGGATTAAGCATCAGCGCAACAGGGCTGGATGCAGAAAACCTGCGCATGAAAGTTCTGGCCAACAATGTGGCCAATGCGCAGGCCTACAATAAAGACGGGGAGCCGTATCGCAGAAAAGAAGTGGTTTTTGCGGCACGTCTGGCGGATGCGATCAGCATGGGACGCGAGGGTATCGAACAGCTGCAGGGTGTGGAGGTGGAGGACGTGGTGGAAAGCCAGCAGCCCTTCAACGTGGTGTATCGTCCGGGCCATCCCTATGCGGACAAAGACGGAAACGTCAAGATGCCGAACGTAAACACGGTGGAAGAGATGGTGGACATGATGAGTGCGACCCGCGCCTATCAGGCCAACTTGTCGGCGGCGAAGATGTCGAAAAATATGACCAATGAAGCATTGGATCTGTTAAAGGGCTAACGGTCCGTTAGAAGGGTATCATGGAACCGATCAGTTATAGCGCATTGAAAATCAATTCAGATCAGATGGAGATCGCTCCGCACTTGCAGTCGCAGCAGGTGGAAAAGCCGGCGGAAGGGATGTCCTTTGGGGATTTGATGGGGCGGATGATCGATGAAGTGGATCATTTGCAGAAAGCATCGGATCAGGCCACAGAAGATCTGGTTACGGGGCGTCGTAATGACGTGCATAATGTAGCGGTGATGATGGATGAGAGCGGTGTGGCATTCGATCTGCTATTACAAATCCGCAACAAGATGGTTGAAGGGTTCAAAGAGATATCCAGGATGCAGGCATAAGAACGAGGGCATACGATTATGGTCAATTCATTACAGTTACTTTGGCAGCACTTAAGCGAGATTTGGCGGCATTTTGGCAAGATGCAGCGCATCAGTATTGTGTCGGGGCTGGGATTGGCCGTGATGATCATGGTGGGGTTGCTGGTCTGGAGTGCGCAGCCTGATTATCGTCTGCTGTACAGCGGACTGAGCCAGAGCGATTCAGAGCAGATTTTAGATCGCCTGAAAGAAGAAGATATTTCGGTGCGCCTGAAAGACGGCGGTTTGACCATTTACGTAAAAGCCAAAGATGTCTATCGCACCCGCTTGACTCTGGCATCGCAGGGATTGCCCACAGATCAGTCCACAGCCGGCACAGGGTTTGAAATATTTGAAGAACCAAAATTCGGTCTGACGGATTTTGCACAGCGGATCAATTATCAGCGTGCACTGCAGGGCGAACTGCAGCGTACCATTGCTTCCATGCGGGGCATTGAATCGACGCGGGTGATGCTTGTGATTCCTAAAGAGGGGTTGCTGGCCACGGAAGAAGAACGCAAATCCACGGCCTCGGTGCTCCTGCACTTAGATGAAGGGGTTTCATTGAGTCACAAACAGGTGGATGCCATAGTCCGGCTGGTGAGCAGTTCGGTCAAGAATCTGGATGCGTCTCGTGTCACGATCACAGACCAAGATGGACAGCTGCTGACCAAAGCGTCATCGGACGATCCCGACGCACCTTTTGAACAGGCCAACGAACAATTGGCGACAAAAATGCGGGTGGAAAGTCAATTGACCGATA
Above is a genomic segment from Spartobacteria bacterium containing:
- the flgB gene encoding flagellar basal body rod protein FlgB → MYNHESDTINVLSKVMDITTVRHRVLADNMANVNTPKFRRSDVHFLDALRDAMDSDGGPDAIRDVQGTIDIDDESPASPDGNNVSIQKELAEMSQNQMLYNFAARAVNRKYAGLKKAISGQ
- the flgC gene encoding flagellar basal body rod protein FlgC is translated as MSEVSLVPGLSISATGLDAENLRMKVLANNVANAQAYNKDGEPYRRKEVVFAARLADAISMGREGIEQLQGVEVEDVVESQQPFNVVYRPGHPYADKDGNVKMPNVNTVEEMVDMMSATRAYQANLSAAKMSKNMTNEALDLLKG
- the fliE gene encoding flagellar hook-basal body complex protein FliE, yielding MEPISYSALKINSDQMEIAPHLQSQQVEKPAEGMSFGDLMGRMIDEVDHLQKASDQATEDLVTGRRNDVHNVAVMMDESGVAFDLLLQIRNKMVEGFKEISRMQA